CTCACCTAGCGGGACGCGTCATCCCTGAGGAGGCTCTACATGAGTGGTCTGTCCACGTCTGTCAACCCCATTCCGCTGCACCGTCTTGCGCGCTGGCTGCTGGCCGTGCCCGTTCTGATGCTGCTCGCGTACCTCGTCCTGATGGACAACGGCGCGATCTCGCAGACCGGCACGTTCCTGCACGAGCTGATGCACGACGGGCGTCACCTGCTCGGCGTGCCCTGCCACTGAGGCCTGGCCGTGATCAAGACCCTGCTGGTCAGGGGACTGCTCGTCGGGCTGCTCGCGGGGCTCGTCGCCGGTGCCTTCGCCTTCTTCCTCGGCGAGCCGCACGTCGACAGCGCCATCGCGCTGGAGGAGGCCGCGCCGACCGGTCACGCTTCCGGCGAGCCCGGTCACGACCATGGCGAGGGCGCCTCGGAGGGGCACGGTCACGGCGATGAGGCCGTGGTCAGCAGGCCGGTGCAGCGGGCCGGGCTCTTCCTCGCGACCGGCCTGTACGGCGTGGCGGTGGGCGGCGTGTTCGCCCTCGCCTTCGCCGGACTGCGCGGCCGCGTGGGTCCCAGGTCGGAGCCCCTGCTGGCGGTCGCCGCCGCCGCGACCGCCTTCGCCGCCATCGTCCTCATCCCGTTCCTGAAGTACCCGGCCAACCCGCCCGCGGTGGGCGATCCGGCGACCATCAACGCCAGGACCCTGCTCTACGTCGTGATGGTCGTCGTCGGACTCGCCTCCGTCGCGATCGGCGTCGCCGCCACGCGCAGGGTCACGGTGCGGGAGACGTGGGCCAGGGCACTGGTCGGCGGGGTGTGCTTCCTGGTTCCCGTGGTGGCGGCGTGGGCGCTGCTGCCCACGGTGGACGAGGTGCCCGCGGGCTTTCCCGCGTCGCTGCTCTGGGACTTCAGGGTCGCCTCCCTCGGCACCCAGCTGGTCTTCTGGGCGGCCTTCGGCGCGCTGTTCGCGGTGGCGGGCGAGCGCGCGAAGGCGCGGGTCAGCTGACCGGCGTGCTGTTCGTCCGGCACGCCTCGACACCCGCGATGCGCGGCGCGCGCTTCCCCTCGGGGGAGGAGCCCGCCGACCCTTCGAGCCTGGAGGCGGCGGCGCGCCTCGCGGCCTCACTCGGGTCCGCCGACGCGGGGGTCGCGTTCGTGTCGCCCGCGCGGGCGGCGTGGGAGACCGCCGTGGCGATGGGCTTCGCGCCCGTGGTCGTGGCGGCGCTGGCCGAGCAGGACCACGGTCGGTGGCGCGGCATGCCGTACGAGGAGGTGGCCGTGGCGGAGCCGGAGTCCTTCGCGCGCTGGCTCGCCGATCCGGGGGCGGCGCCGCACGGCGGCGAGTCACGCACCGGCGCCGCGGCGCGGGTCGCGCGCTGGCTGGACGGCCTCCGCGAAAGCGGTGGCGAGTACGCGGGGAGAAGCGGCGGCAAGGGGAGGGTGGTCGCCGTCTGTGATGTAGGCGTCATCAGGGCCGCGCTCGGCCACGCGCTCGGGGCCGATCCCACGCCTTTCGACCTCGCGCCCCTCTCCCTCACACAGGTGTCCGCTGCCCGAGAGGGATGGCGGATCGGCTACGTCAACCGAAAGGCCGCCTCGTGACCTATCCCTTCAGCGCCGTCGTCGGACTCGACGATCTGAAGCTGGCGCTGGTGCTCAACGCCGTCTCGCCCCGCGTGGGCGGCGTGCTCGTCAGGGGCGAGAAGGGCACGGCCAAGTCGACCATCGTCAGAGCGCTCGCCGCCCAGCTGCCCGCCGTGGACGTGCTGGCCGGGTGCCGCTTCGCCTGCGACCCCTCGCTGCCCGACCCGCAGTGTCCCGACGGGCCGCACGAGCCGGGCGAGCAGATCGTCAGCAGAGCCGCCGCACTGGTGGAGCTGCCGGTGGGCGCGTCGGAGGACCGCCTGGTGGGCTCGCTAGACCTGGAGCGGGCGCTGACGGAGGGGGTCAAGGCGTTCGAGCCCGGTCTGCTGGCCGCCGCGCACCGCGGCGTCCTCTACGTGGACGAGGTCAACCTCCTGCACGACCACCTCGTGGACCTGCTGCTCGACGCGGCGGCGCTCGGCACCTGCTACGTCGAGCGCGAGGCCGTCTCCGTGCGGCACGCGGCCAGGTTCCTGCTGGTCGGCACCATGAACCCGGAGGAGGGCGAGCTCCGTCCGCAGCTGCTCGACCGCTTCGGGCTGACCGTGGAGGTGCGGGCCTCGCGCGATCCCGCGGAGCGGGCCGAGGTGGTACGGCGGCGCATGGCCCACGACGGCGACCCCGAGGGGTTCGCCGCCGGGTGGACCGCGCAGGAGGCGGCGCTGGCCAGGGGGATCGCGGCGGCGAGGGAGCGGCTGGCGGCGGTGGAGCTGCCCGACGCGAGGCTGCGGCAGATCGCGGAGGTGTGCGCGGCCTTCGAGGTGGACGGCCTGCGGGCCGACCTGGTCACGGCGCACGCGGCGGTCGCGCACGCGGCGTGGCGCGGGTCGGCGGTGGTGACCACGGAGGACGTGCGGGTGGCGGCCAGGCTGTCGCTCCCGCACCGCCGCAGGCGCGACCCGTTCGACGCGCCGGGGCTGGACGAGGAGCTGCTGGAGGAGCTGCTGTCCAGGACCTCCGACGACGAGGACCCCGCCCACCAGGACCCCGACGAGGATCCCGACGACGACGGCCCTGGCGGCCCCGACAACCCGGACGGCTCCTATGACGGGCCTTCCGGAAGCTCAGGGCGCTCCGATGGGACCCAAGGCGCTGAAGGCGCGGATGCCCCCGGCGCTCCCGACGGCGCTCCCGGTGGTGCGGACTCACGGCGTGGCTCCGGCGAGGCGGGCGCTGACGGTGGCGCGTCACCTGACGCCTCCACCGGCGAGGGCCGTGGATCTCCCGAGCGGGCCTCCGCCGGCGGGGAAGGGCCGCTCCAGGTGGCCGGGGTGGCGGCGCCGTACCGGGTGCCGTGGTTGAAGGTGCCGGGACTCGGCCACGGCGCGTCCGGGCGGCGGTCGAGGGCGCGCACCCCGCACGGCCGCACCACGGGCGCGCGCACCCCCGAGGGACAGCTCCGCTCGCTCCACCTCACCGCCACGGTCGCCGCCGCCGCGCCGCACCAGTGGCGGCGCGGACGCACGGGTCCCGGCCTGCTCCTCCGTGATGAAGACCTGCGCGAAGCGGTGAAGGAGGGCAGGGAGGGCAATCTCGTGCTCTTCGTCGTCGACGCCAGCGGCTCGATGGCCGCGCGCAAGCGGATGACCACCGTCAAGACCGCCGTCCTGAGCCTGCTGCTCGACGCCTACCAGCGGCGCGACAAGGTCGGCCTGGTCACCTTCAGGGGCACGACCGCCGAGGTGGCGCTGCCGCCGACCTCGTCGGTCGAGGCGGGCGCGGCGCGGCTGCGCGCGCTGCCCACCGGCGGGCGCACCCCCCTCGCGGCGGGCCTGGCCCGCGCGGCGGAGGTGCTGCGGGTGGAGCGCCTGCGCGACCCCGACCGCAGGCCGCTGCTGGTGGTGGTGACCGACGGGCGTGCCACCGCCGGAGGCGACGTGGAGCGCGCCGCCGCCCTGCTCACCGGTACGGCCGGCGTCGTCGTCGACTGCGAGAGCGGCCCCGTACGGCTGGGCCTGGCCGGACGCCTGGCCGCCAGGTTGCGCGCCCACCTCATCCCGCTCGACGGGATGGACGACCTCATCCGCGACTACAGGAAGGCCGGTTGACATGCCGCAGGGCAAGCCGGAGCGCGTCCCCGACGACGGCCTCACCACCCGCCAGCGCAGGAACAGGCCGTTGCTGATCGTCCACACGGGCCCCGGCAAAGGCAAGTCCACGGCTGCGTTCGGGATGGCGCTGCGCGCGTGGAACCAGGGCTGGCCGATCGGGGTGTTCCAGTTCGTGAAGTCGGCCAAGTGGCGCATCGGCGAGGAGCGGGCGCTGCGCGTGCTGGGCGACTCGGCCGAGGGCGGCCCGGTGACCTGGCACAAGATGGGCGAGGGCTGGTCGTGGATCCAGCGTCCCGGCAGCGAGGACGACCACGCCGCCGACGCGCGCGAAGGCTGGGAGCAGATCAAGCGCGACCTGGCGGCCGAGGCGTACCGGTTCTACGTGCTCGACGAGTTCACCTACCCGCTCAAGTGGGGCTGGCTGGACCTGGACGAGGTGGTGGAGACGCTCGCGGGCCGTACGGGACACCAGCACGTCGTGATCACCGGCAGGGAGGCGCCGGAGAAGCTGCTCTCGGCGGCCGATCTGGTGACGGAGATGGGCAAGGTCAAGCACCCCATGGACGCGGGCCAGAAGGGGCAGAAGGGCATCGAGTGGTAGTCCCGCGCCTGGTGATCGCCGCGCCTGCGTCGGGCAGCGGCAAGACGACCGTGGCGACCGGGCTCATGGCGGCGCTGCGGACGCGCGGGCTGCGGGTGTCGCCGCACAAGGTGGGCCCCGACTACATCGATCCCGGCTACCACGCGCTGGCCACCGGACGGCCTGGCCGCAACCTCGACCCGTGGCTGACCGGCGAGTCGGCGGTCGGGCCGCTGTTCCTGCACGGCGCCCGCGACGCGGACCTCGCCGTGGTCGAGGGCGTGATGGGCCTGTTCGACGGCAGGGGCGACACGGACTTCGCCTCGACCGCGCACGTCGCCAGGCTGCTGGACGCCCCTGTCGTGCTCGTGGTGGACGCGGCCCGCCAGAGCCGGTCGGTGGCGGCCGTCGTGCACGGTTTCGCCACCTTCGACCCTCGGGTGCGGGTGGGCGGCGTCATCCTCAACCGGGTGGGCTCCGACCGGCACGAGGAGCTGTGCCGTTCGGCCCTGGACGCGGCGGGGGTACGGGTCCTGGGCGCGCTGCGGCGCGACGACGCGGTCTCCACCCCCTCCCGCCACCTGGGGCTGATCCCCGCCGCCGAACGCGAGGCGGAGGCGGTGGCGGCGGTGGAGAGACTGGGTGAGCTGGTGGCCCGCTCGTGCGACCTGGAGGCGCTGGTACGGCTGGCGCGAACGGCTCCCGCGCTGCTCGAACAGCCGTGGAGCCCCGGCGAGGCGCTGGCGACTCCTGCGGGGCGCATGCCCGAGGCTTCGCGGCGCAGGCCCGAGGGCAGCCGGGCGGAGACCTCCGCGGGTGCTCCGCGAGGCGGTCGCGACAGCGGGCCGGTGGTCGCGATCGCCGGAGGCGCGGCGTTCACCTTCGGGTACGCCGAGCACGCCGAGCTCCTCCAGGCGGCAGGGGCCGAGGTGGCGACCTTCGATCCGCTGCGCGACGAGGCGTTGCCGGAGGGGACGGCGGGCGTCGTGATCGGCGGCGGCTTCCCCGAGATGTACGCCGCCGACCTGGCCGCGAACGTGCCGCTCAAGCGTCAGATCGCGGCCTTCCGAGGACCGGTCGCCGCCGAGTGCGCGGGACTGCTCTACCTGTGCGAGAGCCTCGACGACCACACCATGTGCGGAAGGATCGCGGCCAAGGCGGAGATGACGCCCAGGCTCACCCTCGGCTACCGCGACGCCGTCGCCACCCGCGACTCGCTGCTCACCCGCGCGGGCGAGCCGTACCGGGGGCACGAGTTCCACCGGACGGCCGTGACCACGGCGGGCGAGCCGCTCTTCCGGTGGGAGGGCGGCGGAGACGGCCACGGCGACCCGCTCCTGACCGCCTCCTACCTGCACCTCCACTGGGCGGGCACGCCGAGCGCCGCTCAGCGGCTGGTGTCGTCCTCCAGGTCGCCCTCCGCCTTGAGATAGGCCTCCTGCAGGTCGCGCAGCACGTCGGGGTCCGGGTGCGCCCACATCCCGCGCTCGGCCGCCTCCAGCAGGCGCTCGGCGATCCCGTGCAGCGCCCACGGGTTCGACCGCTCCATGAACTCCCTGTTCTCGGGGTCGAGCACGTACGCCTGGGTGAGCTTGTCGTACATCCAGTCGGCGATGACACCGGTGGTCGCGTCGTAGCCGAACAGGTAGTCGACGGTCGCGGCCAGCTCGAAGGCGCCCTTGTAGCCGTGGCGGCGCATCGCGGCCAGCCAGTTCGGGTTCACCACCCGCGCCCTGAAGATCCGCGAGGTCTCCTCCGAGAGCGTGCGCGTCCGCACGGCGTCGGGGCGGGTGCTGTCACCGACGTAGGCCGCGGGCGCGCGTCCGGTCAGCGCCCGTACGGTGGCCACCATCCCGCCGTGGTACTGGAAGTAGTCGTCGGAGTCGGCGATGTCGTGCTCGCGGGTGTCGATGTTCTTCGCGGCGACCGCGATACGGCGGTAGGCGCTCTCCATGTCCTGGCGGGCGGGCACGCCGTCCAGGTCGCGGCCGTAGGCGAAGCCGCCCCACACCGCGTACACCTCGGCCAGGTCGGCGTCGTCGCGCCAGTTGCGGCTGTCGATGAGGGGGAGCAGGCCCGCGCCGTACGCGCCGGGGCGCGAGCCGAAGACGCGCATCGTGGCCCTGCGCTCGTCGCCGTGCCCGGCCAGGTCGGCGGTCACGTGGGCGCGGACGTGGTTGTCCTCGTCCGGCTCCTCCAGGGCGGCCACCATGCGCACCGCGTCGTCCAGCAGGGCCACCACGTGCGGGAAGGCGTCGCGGAAGAAGCCGCTGATGCGGACCGTCACGTCGATGCGCGGGCGGCCGAGCTCCTCCAGCGGCACGGGCTCCAGCCGGGTGACCCGCCTCGACGCCTCGTCCCAGACCGGGCGCACACCGAGCAGCGCGAGGACCTCGGCCACGTCGTCGCCCGCCGTGCGCATCGCGCTGGTGCCCCAGACCGACAATCCCACCGAGGTGGGCCACTCGCCCGTCTCTGCGCGGTAGCGGGCCAGCAGCGACTCGGCCATCGCCTGGCCCGTCTCCCAGGCGAGCCTGCTCGGCACCGCCCTCGGGTCGACCGAGTAGAAGTTCCTGCCGGTCGGGAGGACGTTGATCAGGCCGCGCAGGGGGGAGCCGCTCGGTCCCGCGGGGACGTAGCCGCCGTCGAGCGCGTGCAGGAGGTGGTCGATCTCGTCGGTCGTCCTGGCGAGCCTGGGGACGACCTCGGTGGCGGCGAACTCCAGGATCCGCGTCACCATCTCCCACCCGGCCCCCGGCTCCCCGTCGAGGGCGGGGTCACGTTCGGAGAGGTCAGCCGGCTCTGTCGTACCGAGGACCGATTCGGTCACCTCGGCGGCCGCGGCGGGGTCCCAGCCCCTGGCCTCCATGCCCTCGACCAGTGCCCTGGCCGTCCCCTCCGCGGCGTCCACGTCCGCCAGGCCCGCGGTGCCGTCCTCGGCCAGGCCCAGCGCCTCCCTGAGCCCCGGCAGCGTCTGCGCGCCCGCCCACATCTGGCGGGCGCGCAGCATCGCCAGCACCAGGTCCACCCGCACCGGACCCGCGGGCGCGGACCCCAGCACGTGCAGGCCGTCGCGGATCTGCGCGTCCTTCACCTCGCACAGCCAGCCGTCCACGTGCAGCAGGAAGTCGTCGAACTCCGCGTCGTGCGGCCGATCGGCCAGCCCGAGATCGTGGTCGAGCCTGGCGGCCTGGATCAGCGTCCAGATCTGTGCCCTGATCGCGGGCAGCTTCGCGGGGTCCATCGCCGCGATCGAGGCGTGCTCGTCGAGGAGCTGCTCCAGCCTGGCGATGTCCCCGTACGTCTCCGCGCGGGCCATCGGCGGCACCATGTGGTCCACCAGGACGGCGTGCGCCCTGCGCTTGGCCTGCGTCCCCTCGCCCGGGTCGTTCACCAGGAACGGGTAGACCAGCGGCAGATCGCCCAGCGCCGCGTCGGGACCGCACGCGGCCGACAGCCCCGCCGACTTGCCAGGCAGCCACTCCAGGTTCCCGTGCTTGCCGACGTGCACCATCGCGTGCGCGCCGAACTCCGCCGACAGCCACCGGTAGGCGGCCAGGTAGTGGTGGCTGGGCGGCAGGTCGGGGTCATGGTAGATCGCGATCGGGTTCTCGCCGAAGCCGCGCGGCGGCTGCACCATCACCACGACGTTGCCCGCCCTGAGCGCGGCCAGCACGATGTCGCCCTCGTGCGTGAACAGCTCGCCGGGCGGCGGGCCCCAGTGCCGCTCCATCGCCTCGCGCAGTTCCTCGGGGAGCGTGCCGTACCACTCCAGGTAGGTGGCGGACGGGATGCGCACCGGGTTGGCGGCCAGCTGCTCCTCCGTCAGCCACTCCTGGTCCTGCCCGCCCGCCGCGATGAGCGCGTGGATCAGCGCGTCGCCGTCCTGGTCGGCCACGCCGGGCAGGCCCTCGCCCAGGTCGTAGCCCGCCTCCGCCAGCCTGGCCAGCAGCTTCACGGTGCTCGCGGGGGTGTCGAGGCCGACCGCGTTGCCGATCCTCGCGTGCTTGGTCGGGTAGGCCGACAGCATCACCACGAGCTTCTTGCTCGCGTTCGGGACGTGCCTGAGTTTCGCATGCCGTACGGCGATGCCCGCCACGCGGGCCGTGCGCTCGGGATCGGCCGCGTAGACGGTCAGGCCGTCCTCGTCCACCTCCTTGAACGAGAACGGCACCGTGATGATCCGCCCGTCGAACTCGGGGATCGCCACCTGCGAGGCCGCGTCCAGCGGGGACAGGCCGTCGTCGTTCTCCTCCCACGCCTGCCTGCTCGTGGTCAGGCAGAGGCCCTGCAGGATGGGGATGTCGAGGTCGGCCAGCGCGCCGACGTCCCACGCGGCGTCGTCGCCACCGGCTCCCGCGGTCGCCGGCCTGCTGCCCCCGGCGGCCAGGACGGTCACCACCAGCGCGTCGGCCTGCCCCAGCACGGAGAGCAGTTCGGGCTCGGCCGTACGCAACGAGGAACAGAAGACGGGCAGCGCGCGCCCGCCCGCCTCCTCGATCGCCTCGCAGAGAGTGCGGACGAACGCGGTGTTTCCCGCCAGATGATGCGCCCGGTAGTAGAGCACCCCCACCACGGGCCGCCCGTCGCCGGCCGCCGGCCCTTCGCCGAGCAGTCCCCAGGTGGGGGTCGGCTCGGGGGCGGCGAACCCGTGCCCGGTCAGCAGCACCGTGTCCGACAGGAAGGCGTGCAGCTCGGCCAGGTTGCCGGGGCCGCCGTGGGCGAGGTAGGCGTGCGCCTCGGCACACGTGCCGCCGCTGACGGTGGACAGCTCCATCAGTTCGGCGTCAGGCGCCTGCTCCCCGCCCAGCACCACCACCGGCCTGGGACCCGCGAGCAGCCGGTCGAGGCCCTCCTCCCACGCCCTGCGCCCGCCGAGCAGCCGCACCACCACCAGGTCGACGCCTTCGACCAGCGCGGGCAGCTCCTCGGGGGTCAGCCGTGCGGGGTTCCCCAGCCGGTACGCGGCGCCACTCGCCCTGGCGCTCAGCAGGTCGGTGTCGGAGGTGGAGAGCAACAGCACCACCGTCTGGGCACCAGAGGTCGCCTGTGACGGGGTTTCGGGGGTCGCCTCGGGCACGGCGGAACTCCTCCCTCGGGGTCCTCGCCCCGGTCGCGGGTGTCACGAGAGCGGGAGTCTCCTGGCTTCCGGATCGACGCTCACCCCGGCCTTCCCGTCCGTTGCCGGACAGTGGCCTGTGGTGGGGTTCGCTCCCCGGTTACAGTGGCGGGACCGCGCCGGCATCACACCGGCTTCCTCCGTTCGCCCTCGTCTGCGATCAGCCTAGAGGGTTTTGAACGGGTTACCATCCTCCCCGTGGACATAGCCGACTTTTACGGACATGTGCGCCCTGACGCCTGTCCGGGGGCGCTACAGGTCCACACCGCCGCAGACGGCGCCCTCGCCCGCATCCGCATCCCGGGCGGCGCGCTGTCCGCGACCCAGCTGCGAGAGGTGGCCGCCTGCTCCGCCGAGCTGGGCTCGGGCGTCATCGAACTGACCTCCCGCGCCAACGTCCAGCTCAGAGGCCTCCCCTCCACCCCCGCTCCATCGGCAACGGAAGCGGGGGCGTTCCCCGCTCGGATCGCCGCAGTGGGGCTGCTGCCGTCGGAGACGCACGAGCGGGTGCGCAACATCCTCGCCTCGCCGCTCGCCGGGCGGGTGGACTCGTCTCTGATGGACGTGCGTCCGCTGGTCACCGCCTTGGACCGGGGGTTGTGCGCGAGTTCGGAGCTGGCCGGGCTGTCGGGCCGGTTCCTCTTCGCGCTGGACGACGGCACGGGCGACGTGCTCTCCATCGGCGCCGACGTGACCTTCCTGGCCACCTCGCCCTCCGACGGCCTCCTCCACCTCGGCGGGGCGACGGCCGGAATCCCGGTGCTCGTGGACGAGGTGGTCCCGTCAATGCTCGCGGCCGCCTCGGCCTTCCTCGAGCTGTCCGGTGGCACGGCCTGGCGCGTCAGTGACCTTCCCGACGGCCCCGCCCTGCTCGCTTCCCGCCTGCTCCACGGTGGGCCGGCTGCATCGAAGGACGAGGGCGTGTCATCGGGCCGTCCCTCCCGAGAGATCGCGGGCCCATGGGTGCCGGACGCGAGGGTGGTCCCGCAGCGGGACGGGCGGGTCGCCTTGGAGGTGGTGGTCCCGCTGGGACGGCTCTCCGCGGACCAGGCCGTGGCGCTCGCCGACGTGGCCGGTGAGGTGCGGATCACGCCCTGGCGGACGGCCGTCCTTCCCGACCTCCGTCCCGAGGACGTCGGGCGGGTCGCCGACGAGCTCACCCGGATGGGACTGGTCACCGGGTCCGGCACTGCCTGGGCGGGGCTCAGCGCCTGTACCGGGCGTCCGGGGTGCGCCAAGTCGCTCGCCGACGTCCAAGGCGATGCCAGGCGATGGGCGGCGGGCACCGGAGAGCTGTCCACGCCCGCTGTCCCCGACGGTGTCCTCGTGCACTGGGCCGGGTGCGAGCGGCGGTGCGGGCGTCCGAAGGGGGAGGTCGTCGACGTGGTCGCCACCCCGACCGGCTACCGGGTCGGCCATGGCAGGAAGACAGAGAAGACAGAGACCAGAGGGGACATGTGAGCGACTACATCCGTGACGGCGCCGAGATCTACCGGCGTTCGTTCGCCACCATCCGTGCGGAGTCCGATCTGAGCGGTCTGCCGCAGGACGTCGCGCAGGTGGCCGTTCGCATGATCCACGCCTGCGGCATGACCGACCTGGTGGCCGATCTCGGCTACTCGGGGAAGGTCGTCGCCGACGCCAGGCGGGCGCTGCTGGACGGCGCGCCCATCCTCTGCGACGCGATGATGGTCGCCTCGGGCGTGACCAGGAGCCGCCTGCCGCGCGACAACGAGGTGGTCTGCGCGCTCGGCGACCCGAGGGTCCCCGCGCTGGCGGAGAGCATGGGGACCACGCGCAGCGCGGCGGCGCTGGAGCTGTGGCGCGACAGGATCGACGGCGCGGTGGTCGCGGTGGGCAACGCGCCGACGGCCCTGTTCAGGCTGCTCGAACTGGTCGAGGAGGGTGTGGGAAGGCCCGCGGCGGTGCTCGGCATCCCCGTGGGCTTCATCGGCGCGGCCGAGTCCAAGCAGGCCCTGGCGAGCAGCGGCCTGGAGTATCTGGTGGTGCACGGCCGCAGGGGCGGCAGTGCGATGGCGGCGGCCGCGGTCAACGCGATCGCCAGTGAGCGAGAATGAACATGGTGGCGGGACGGCTGTACGGCGTGGGCCTGGGTCCTGGCGATCCCGAGCTGGTGACGGTGAAGGCGGCCAGGCTGATCGGCCAGGCCGACGTGATCGCCTATCACAGCGCCAGGCACGGCAGGAGCATCGCGCGGTCGATCGCGCTGCCGTACATGCGGGAGGGTCAGGCCGAGGAACTGCTGAAGTATCCGCTGACCACGGAGACCACCGACCACCCCGGCGGCTACCAGGGCGCGCTCGACGACTTCTACGCCGAGTGCGCCGACCGGCTGGCGGCGCACCTCGACGCGGGCAGGGACGTGGTGGTGCTGTGCGAGGGTGACCCGCTCTTCTACGGCTCCTACATGCACATGCACAAGCGGCTGGCGCACCGCTACGAGACCGAGGTGGTGCCGGGGGTCACGTCGGTGGCGGGGGCGGCCGCGGTGCTGGGGCGTCCGCTGGTGGAGCACGAGGAGACGCTGACCGTACTGCCCGGCACGCTTCCGGCGGAGGTCATCACCGAGAAGCTGAGGAACGCGGACTCGGTGGCGGTGCTCAA
This window of the Nonomuraea africana genome carries:
- a CDS encoding precorrin-8X methylmutase: MSDYIRDGAEIYRRSFATIRAESDLSGLPQDVAQVAVRMIHACGMTDLVADLGYSGKVVADARRALLDGAPILCDAMMVASGVTRSRLPRDNEVVCALGDPRVPALAESMGTTRSAAALELWRDRIDGAVVAVGNAPTALFRLLELVEEGVGRPAAVLGIPVGFIGAAESKQALASSGLEYLVVHGRRGGSAMAAAAVNAIASERE